Genomic segment of Andrena cerasifolii isolate SP2316 chromosome 7, iyAndCera1_principal, whole genome shotgun sequence:
ttaaataacaaagGACAACGGTACGTCATGGCTATTATATGCCGGGTCTTTCAGAAAGTCTATGCCAATTTAAGATACGTATTACTGAGGACAGTATTTTGTAGGAATATAAAAGTTCTGCGCAATAAACCGAGATAAAAAGTCGGACAGACTTGGAAAAAGATTTATGATCTGTGCAAAGGCGGCTGTGGTTTTTACAGCTGCAAATGAGAAATGTATTCCAGTGTGTTTTGGTCGAAGTCTGCATAGATTTTCTGGATAACTTTATGTAAATGTGTATGAAAGTAATTCGTATGAGAACATAGCAAGAGAATAATTAAGTCGTGTTAGAATGTTTAAGTAGGGGTCTCGAAGCTCGTGGcttatttataattttgcttTTTACAGTGTTGTTATTATGGTACTATTCCATCTCCAACTGCTTATATGTCAAGATTAGCAGCGAAGCAAGTGTTTTTgaggaatttttataaaagtgcgTCGACATCACAAACATTAACATCGTCCTCTAATAATTTGATGGAATTCATGGCAAATTCTGCTGCGCAGCAGAAATATAATCAAGCAATGGAGTCCTTCGTGAAAACCTATTACCCGTCCAACAACAGTTGCGATATTTCATTAACATTTCCACCAGAAAGTTTACAGTGCGAAAGTAACTCCGAGACAAATCCATGTGCTGAAACGCCGATCTGTTCGAGCGATAAGTCTGTGGTGGATAAACAGAGATATAAAGCAATGAGGCAGTGGAAGCGTGTCAAGAAAGGTAAAATCATCGTCGTCGTGCTTGGAAAGCAGTTCGTACTCATTATACAATTTTTCCAGAGAAGCTAGCCTCTAATTCTGAAGAATCTTTTATTCTGAGACTAGTGTCCTTCAACATTTTGGCGCAATACCTACTGGAGACTTATCCATTTCTATACAAGGAACATGACAAATGGGCGCTATATTGGAACATTAGGAGGCAGCTTCTCTTGCAAGAAATTATAGAAGCACAAGCTAATGTTAGTTTCCTGAATGAATAATCCGTTTCGCTTATTCTCAGAATATTTAGAACGATGTTacgaggaaatattaatttgcttaaggggtaatgccactgtagagtccggaaaggcagcctgattttgagaattttttatgcgagcaTAGGGaatagaatacaaaatctgtttggagGCCTttgttgtacataccttgaagtatgatcataattttttaaaaaaattttaaatataaaatgacggtgccacagctcaacaaatgaagcttcttctgaaaaacagggtTCCGAGGGCcgaaaagatttctccttcaatttttgacccgGAACAAAGAACCAAACATTTTTGAGTTTTATaaaagattatctcgggaagtacacgaggaaatgaaaaaatactgttttttgtaagaatgctgcgtgattgaacaaaaagcgacgtgaaaaattgttgaaacgttttgtttaaaatttttttaaaaaattgtgatcatacttcaaggtatgtacaataaaggccttcaaacagattttgtattccattcactattctcgcataaataaatctaaaaatcaggctgctctatcgggctctacagtggcattatccCTTATCTCGTGAGAATTTGCGATTTCAACGTTTTGCTCCCTGCTCGGAGTAATTGCGTTACACGAATAATAGCTGGAATTAGTTAATAAGTTTCTGCGATTCGTAGGTAATATGTCTCCAAGAAATGCAAGAAGACCATTTGCTAGACTTTGTGGTTCCGTTCAGAGAGTTGGGTTATAGTTACTTATataagaaaagaacaaacgataAGAAGGATGGTTTGCTCTTTCTGTACCGTTCCGATCAGTTTATTCTTAAGGATTATGTAAAAGTGGAACTTTATCAATCAGGTATAGAACTCCTGAGTAGAGACAATGTTGGAATCATTGTAAAGCTAGCAATTAAAGAGAGCCCCGAAATAGAGTTAGTGATCGCTACGACACATTTACTGTACAATCCTAAACGGAATGACGTGAGACTGGGGCAAACGCAACTTCTCCTAGCAGAAATTGAAAGAGTTGCTTTTGTGGAGAACACACTGTAAGTACTCCATTCTTCTAatgcaggcctgccctttagggtgcaagtaccacctcaagttctgggacccgggacAAGAGCCGAGGGCTGCAATGTTACCTTGTtaaccgttgcgtgggttttgGGAGTACTGTAAGAGTGTGTGTGCCTACGCGCATGAGGCCCAGCTATATCGACTCGTGGTACGAGCCAGTATGGACGCACGCAGAGTCTTGCAGTTCTTCCGcggcccatgctgtggttagcaacgtaacagttccgcgctcggcaGTTGCCCGGGTCCTataacttgaggaggtatttgcaccctaaagggtagGCCTGTTCTAATGAAACCTTGTACAATTTCGAACATTGTCTAATCTTTtacgtgtaaatattaaatagatCGGGCCCAAAATATTTACCTATCATACTGTCCGGAGACTTCAATTTAGAACCGTATTCTGGAGTTTACAAATTCATTACGGAAGGAATGTTCAAGTACCAAGGAAAGGGAAGGAACCTTGAACCTACGGAATATCGATCTCTGTCAAATTCCCTAATTCCACCTCGTCTTTGTATCACGGACAATTGTCAACATTTTAATGTACTGAAGAAAAGGTTGCGCGGTGAAGGGATCGACACTGTAATGGTAATAGAATTTTCTTGACTTTAGTAAAAGATTACACGTATGTGGAAAAGTTTTGAATTTGTACTTCCTCGGCGAAAGTGATTTTCCACAGTTTCATTTTAATGGAATTTTGGACATGGTTTACAGCTAGAGAGTAGCGagaatctcagcttcaaagaaATTTCGTCGGACAATGCTTCGCCAGTAGAGTGCGAAGTAAATACAGACACGACGGACCTTCAGAAAATAGAAGTTACCCGCGGATGTCGCGCACTGTTCTCGTCTGGCACTCTCACGCATCCGTTCCATTTCTACAGTGTATATAAACACCAAAATCACCAGGGCAAAGCAGAAGCTACCACTAATCAGGGAGAATGGATTACGGTTGACTACATTTTCTATAGCGACCTGGAGCCTGTTGAAAGCTACAGATTACCAACGGCCCAAGAGTGCACCGGTTTGCCCACGATACCAAATTTCGCGGTGGGCAGTGATCATTTCTGTTTAGGAGCTACTTTTAACATACGAAAATCAAAGCTCTAGGAAAACAGTTAGCGTAACGGTGTATGATACGACAAAAGTTCTTTACGTGTCTCAtgcagaaaagaaaattctttgtaTTAAATCTATGAATGTAGGAGATAATGTACATACAAAGTAAtcatattattttgttttaaagtgaaaagaaattattttttgctactttttctctgACAAATATATGCACCACAAAAGTAAAGTATATCGTTTCTATACAGATtaaaatttccatttaaaaCCGAGAAAGAGAAGGATTTAATGCAAAGTTGTTATTACGTACtattcatttaataataatttattaggtCTGACTTGGGTTTATTTTGTTCTAATAATTCGAAAAGAGAAATTGCGTTTTACTTATAGAAAAATTGTCAAAGTTTTACCTGAGCAGATCATCTACTTTGCTTCTCCATCGGCTTTTGGAACAATAAATACCCAAGTACCTGATTGGCGTAGTTTTATTAAAACGATACAATTTGAAGTCTCtcaaattgaaattatatatCCTCTTTGTTTTGTTAAGTGAGAATAAACTACCCGTGAATAGCGAAACTGGTGTGCTTCATTAGTAGTAGCCAATTCCGTGCGTCACCGACCAGTCCAGAAGATAAAAGAACTCATTTATGTAAAATACCATGACAGGCTTTTATTTATGTCTTGTATTCATAATATAATAATGAACGAATATACAGTAGTACTTCTTTACAGAGTTCATAGTGAAAAGTGCATAGCATTGTCACgttaaattatttatgcatTTTTTGTTACTATGATTTCCCAAAACACCAATCTACTGTACAATCCATCTTCGCGAAGAAATGGTTTTATGTACAAATATCAGGTACGCAATATGTTGTATTAAGTTCTCCGAGAGCGATATTTTGCAAATCATGCGTTAAACTCATGTACAATTAAAACTGGACGTgtcaaatttttcttataataccCCACAATTATTGATTATATTCAAATCATGATGCAGCGAATATTCGTACTTCCAAGATAtttaataatcatttttaacGATTCATACACGTTCTCTATTAACATAAACGGAAACGTATGAAAATAgttgaaaattttgtaaacatcGAAGCTTCCGTATTATGTACATGAGAATCTTACGATCTGCTGTGTCCATTTTTAATTGCAAATAATGCAAGAATTTTGTAAGCAGGAAACTTTCGTGTTCTTTAATGCAATTGATCTTACAAAACATGTAAATCTACTTAGCAAGTCAAAGTCAACGCCACGAGcatatacagcacttttcatTGTGAACGTGTAAGTTAGTAATTGAATTATTGGTCGTGCATTATTCAACTGTCCCGCCAgagtataagaaaaattaatattgcCCTTTGCGATATTATACGGACGTGAAAATGTTTTGctctaacccccccccccccctctcttcgTTTAAAAACACAATCGTGGTCATTTAATCAGTACGTTCGCCGATCGAAACGTCGTTAGAAATATACCAATTACAGAGTTCGTGCATTGGAAAGAATCGCACCGGTTTTTCCGGTCGCGCCGCTCGAATAGCGCGCAAATTCCTATGAAAGCAATTGAATTTTATAAGTTTTACGATCAGGTCAGTTTCTTTGGTACTGAACGATCCTCGATATCACGCTCATAGATGTAACTATGAATATTCACATTGCAATAACAAATTAAGTATATGCGCAACCTactttctaaataaaaaaaattatttatagtaattgcatattttaaatatGAAAAGAAGTATATTGTTCCATAATTAAACTTACGACATCTACTTGTCTTCGCGGAGAATTTCACGggggaacaaaaaaaattgcCGAGGTCCTTGTCGACAGCGTTAAATTGCCAATCGCCGTTCAAACGGAATAATCGCACACGTTTGTCTAAAAAAACAGAATCGATTCACTACTGATTTCCAAAAGATACGCAATCGGCTTCCGCGTCCGAAAATCAGACTTGCTCGAACATATAAATCTATGATGCCTCTTGTGAATGTTCTATTCATTTTCTTCACAATATATTACACCTTACAATAccttttgctttatttttacacGCTTAGTTGCTTAAAATAATGTCTGCAGAACAGTGACATCATTGAGGGCGGAGCGTCAATTTTACACAACAGCTTCTCTTCTCTTTCCGTTAATCTTTctaatgataaattatactcTCTGTCGAAAACACCTGAAACATCAATCAGCTAACTAGAGATTTTAAAGAATTACGAAGGACCAAGCACAGCGATATCAGGCGTGACTTTAGAATAACGGATAGCACCTTTGTTTAACAGCGTGCAACGTACCTTGATCGATATTCCCTCTACCCAAAGCAGTAAATGCCAGAAACAAGATATCTCGATATATAGAAAATAGAGGTTGGTCAAGTGCTTGGATTCTGCTTCTTTCTAAGGCCACTCTTTTTATaggttccgtcaaattattacaACGAACATTTGTAAGCACTGACTGCATCAACCTGAAAGTCATTCGGCTTCCTTTTATTATACATCGGTCTTTTATCATGTAAAGTAATGTCATGCCCATTTACGTCTTATCATCTGCGACACTGAGCTTCCACTGGAGGTACATAGGCAAACGGTCCATATGAAGTCTTTCGTTGTCCCACATGGTTTTCACACCTACCGCACCATAGCTTATTTGTTCCTTTAACTTGTCGTTGTTCAGCCAGAGATCGGGGAGATGGCTGGTTAAGTTAATCCTTTCAAAGTACCATATAAGATTCCAATACACTATCGGATGTTCCTCGATAAATCTGTGCTTGGTAAGGCATGTGTCGCCTTCTTGGCTCAAAACACTTTCCAGCTCCTTCCTTAGAACCAGAGGATTCAAATATGGCACTGTGATTGGTTCTAACAACTCTCTTGGTTTATCCAAAAGTTCAACTAGCGCGCCCATTAGGGGATCACTCTTCCGTTCGTTTTCTTCGCATCTTTGTGAACATAAAAGAACGTGAATACTGTGGACACCACTTACATTAAAATCATATATATTTCGCATTACCTGTAATCTAATATTGTTATAGTAAGCAGAGGTACAGTCGCTTTATCGCAATATTGGCAGACTGTATTTAAATTTGAGTCCTCTGGTTGCCAACCAGCCATTATTTCTTCGTCATAAAGTATGGAGGCGCAATGATGACACCTACTAGCACTAGCGAGTACGAGTTCAATGGCAATGCGTTCGTCCAGTTCTCTGGACCCCTTGGGATACAAAGATTCCGCCAAATCATATAACGTATAAGGATCCAAGTTCCCGTCTCCTGTGCCAAGGAAATAACGTCATAGATAATTAGCATTTCATTCGTTGTTAAATTGAGGCTTCCCATATTACGAACCGGTCATTCTAAGGGCTTCGTTTCGATCTTGCAGAGATCCGTCAGTCATGGAGTCCAGCGATTCGTGCGATCCTCCGTGTACCAATCTATGATCGCGTTCCTTAAGTTTCACGGGTGTACTAGTCGCGGAAATAGCTTCCTTAATCTCGTCAAATTTTTTTACCACCGTTGTGGCGGCTGACTTTAAGCTGTTCAAGCCGCCGAGTATTATTTCGTTGGACTTCTTCCCCGTCAAACTAGTGGGGCTGAAAGAGACATTTAGATTCAACACAACGTAGAGAAGTATACGGTAAGCATCGGGAATGCCACTTAAGTGatgaaaagtaataaagaaaCTTTGCACATTCGTGTTTGTTAATGCAGAATTTTGCCTTACGCAAAGCTTAGCTTCAAACTAGAGCCCAGACTAGACAGACTCGAGGTAACGCTGTCTTTCTGGGGCCAAAGACTGCTCAGCTCTAGCCGCTCTCTCTCTTTGTCTTGCTCGCCCTGCTGCGCCACAGAATGCGGCATCGTTTCGCTTCTTTGCAAATGACCGCCTATCGCTACACCGCTTTCATCTATGGTTTGATGAAATGTCGCGCTACGGGGCAAGATATTGCTGGAAAAAGTTATAGGACGGCCGTGAAGAGAATTGCGACGCTGCTGTGTTACGAATTCTAGCATGCTACTAGGAAGCGACAATCTGAACGAATATTAATCGGAGAAAAATATACTTTCTGAACAGAAGCGGTCCTCCCGGCCTCTCCTCGACATTATTAAACACTGTTAAAGTACACGTCGAGCAGTTTGAATCATTCTCCTCGGAAGGCGACACGATTGGTGTTTCGTCGTTGATCAGAGCACCCAGAGGATCGTTTTCTGTAACTGGCGTGCGTATGGGACTTTTCAACGGCGACTCCAAGTTTTGAGTCAGTCTGAAAGTGTAAAAGCGTAGAACGATATTTGTACCACGTTTCTGATCGTGGCTGGAATAGTACAAGCGACAGTATTACCTCTGATTCAAAGCTAAATTATCTATTTCCTCTGAATGCATTGCGAGCAGCGCTATTGTGTCCTTCACAATACTATTTTGTCGGGGAAGTTTTTTTATCTCAAAAGGTCCATATTCTGGCAAATCTGACGTGGAGCTTGCTTTAGTAGCTAcgaacaaagaggtaaataaaatagtagaTCGATCTTGGAAAGAGAAGCAGTGGGACAGACTAAACTGATATTTACAATCGCTGTGTGCTGCTTCTGTGTCTTGAGAATGAGAGCTGTCAAGACTGGATCTAGAAAATGCATGTTCCATACTCGCAGTTTTGCCGTCAACAGTTGAGAAATCAGCAGTCGAACTTAATCTTCTCCTAGCGCTTCTTTTACCAGCTCTTTTAAACAGCGCTGCCCCGACTATGGCGTTTCTTAACTTATTCCACATTAGTTGACTGGAGTTGGTCATGTCGGACGGCCAGGTCGCTTCCAGTACAGCCTGGAGATTACACGGAAACGTCATTTTACCTTGAATAAAATCGGAGATAAAAGCGAAGAGAGACGAACCTTGTTATAAAATCCATAAGTAAGAGCATTTGGCTGAACGCCACTGCGTTTCATGTGAAATAATAACTTTACAGCTAAAACAGGCTGCCCATATACACCGCACAGCTGCATCATAGCTCTGTAACAAACCTAAAATCGACACCTTCTACAGGAAGAAGTTAAAGAAATAACGAGGGTAGCAAGTTATTAGAGCAGAAGAGAAAGTCTTACTTCTTCGATAGGATCTAGATGAAGCTTAGGCATTTTAACTAGTAGATCGTATGCCTGATGTAAAATCGCGGCTGGTTGGCTTGACACTTGCAGCATAGCCGGCAAATGCAAGAACCAAAGACTGTAGCAGGTTCCGAGTAGGCATCTACCCCATCTGTCTGGCATCGCtgcctgaaaaaaaaacgatgtaCTAATAGCAAGAATTTATCGCGAGCTATAAAATCAACGGTTAATTAG
This window contains:
- the Angel gene encoding protein angel isoform X1; its protein translation is MNTASRLPRKIHTTSLDISFKLYRRGLKCCYYGTIPSPTAYMSRLAAKQVFLRNFYKSASTSQTLTSSSNNLMEFMANSAAQQKYNQAMESFVKTYYPSNNSCDISLTFPPESLQCESNSETNPCAETPICSSDKSVVDKQRYKAMRQWKRVKKEKLASNSEESFILRLVSFNILAQYLLETYPFLYKEHDKWALYWNIRRQLLLQEIIEAQANVICLQEMQEDHLLDFVVPFRELGYSYLYKKRTNDKKDGLLFLYRSDQFILKDYVKVELYQSGIELLSRDNVGIIVKLAIKESPEIELVIATTHLLYNPKRNDVRLGQTQLLLAEIERVAFVENTLSGPKYLPIILSGDFNLEPYSGVYKFITEGMFKYQGKGRNLEPTEYRSLSNSLIPPRLCITDNCQHFNVLKKRLRGEGIDTVMLESSENLSFKEISSDNASPVECEVNTDTTDLQKIEVTRGCRALFSSGTLTHPFHFYSVYKHQNHQGKAEATTNQGEWITVDYIFYSDLEPVESYRLPTAQECTGLPTIPNFAVGSDHFCLGATFNIRKSKL
- the Angel gene encoding protein angel isoform X2, translated to MSRLAAKQVFLRNFYKSASTSQTLTSSSNNLMEFMANSAAQQKYNQAMESFVKTYYPSNNSCDISLTFPPESLQCESNSETNPCAETPICSSDKSVVDKQRYKAMRQWKRVKKEKLASNSEESFILRLVSFNILAQYLLETYPFLYKEHDKWALYWNIRRQLLLQEIIEAQANVICLQEMQEDHLLDFVVPFRELGYSYLYKKRTNDKKDGLLFLYRSDQFILKDYVKVELYQSGIELLSRDNVGIIVKLAIKESPEIELVIATTHLLYNPKRNDVRLGQTQLLLAEIERVAFVENTLSGPKYLPIILSGDFNLEPYSGVYKFITEGMFKYQGKGRNLEPTEYRSLSNSLIPPRLCITDNCQHFNVLKKRLRGEGIDTVMLESSENLSFKEISSDNASPVECEVNTDTTDLQKIEVTRGCRALFSSGTLTHPFHFYSVYKHQNHQGKAEATTNQGEWITVDYIFYSDLEPVESYRLPTAQECTGLPTIPNFAVGSDHFCLGATFNIRKSKL